One genomic segment of Acidobacteriota bacterium includes these proteins:
- a CDS encoding 50S ribosomal protein L11 methyltransferase: MNSKSHNQTSADGWAFSSIDVVGMCLLDRERSEAFDRAIRGVVAPHHTVLDAGTGAGLLALFAARAGARRVIALEYDPYIAAVARANIRRNGFAHVIEVIEADARAYQFAAGTHFDVVLAEMLTTGCIDEYQVQAVNNLHRQGVVSPRTLFVPEQQLTFATLAQTRFELYDLHFPMVRHQWKWFDRLTFQPLSERCLLNGLSFAGGGQDEAFSVTLSYAAVADGLVNSLYLTSVSVLTPEISLHDTHALNGPVIVPLAERLVRAGEQVCLRISYRFGGGFAQFSAEYV, translated from the coding sequence ATGAATTCCAAATCACACAACCAAACAAGCGCCGACGGCTGGGCCTTCAGTTCGATTGATGTGGTCGGCATGTGTCTGCTTGACCGGGAGCGGTCGGAAGCGTTTGACCGCGCCATCCGCGGCGTCGTCGCCCCGCATCACACCGTGCTGGATGCGGGCACGGGCGCGGGCTTGCTGGCGCTGTTTGCCGCGCGGGCCGGGGCGCGGCGCGTGATCGCGCTCGAATACGACCCCTACATCGCGGCTGTCGCGCGCGCCAACATTCGCCGCAACGGTTTTGCGCACGTCATCGAAGTCATCGAGGCCGATGCGCGCGCGTATCAGTTCGCCGCCGGGACGCATTTCGATGTTGTGCTGGCCGAGATGCTGACGACCGGCTGCATTGACGAATACCAAGTGCAGGCCGTCAACAATCTGCACCGGCAAGGTGTGGTCTCGCCCCGCACGCTTTTTGTGCCGGAACAGCAACTGACTTTTGCCACGCTCGCACAGACGCGGTTCGAGTTGTACGACCTGCACTTCCCGATGGTGCGGCATCAATGGAAATGGTTCGACCGCCTCACGTTTCAGCCGCTCAGCGAGCGGTGTTTATTGAATGGTCTCAGCTTTGCAGGGGGGGGGCAGGATGAAGCCTTTTCCGTCACGCTGTCTTATGCCGCCGTTGCTGACGGGTTGGTCAACAGTCTCTATCTCACCAGTGTTTCCGTGCTCACGCCGGAAATCAGTTTGCACGACACGCACGCCCTGAACGGCCCGGTCATTGTGCCGCTGGCCGAACGGCTGGTGCGCGCGGGCGAGCAGGTTTGTTTGCGGATCAGTTATCGCTTCGGCGGCGGGTTTGCACAGTTTTCGGCGGAGTATGTTTGA
- a CDS encoding class I SAM-dependent methyltransferase: MDTKTNNTDQLIEADIVRTLESIGFPASPQVWREAAPAIDPDGQTLRLLGHPVMERWEEPYMQKLAALATAKAVGGTVLELGFGMGISARFIQQHAPAHHVIIEMNKAIAETARAFARQQANPVTILEGTWQEIAPLLAGACYQGILFDTYPTSEADIFRTFTPFLAQAHRLLAPGGVLTYFSDEATWFSAEHLAALRAAGFSKINGELVPVTPPPDCLYWRQPTILAPVIEK, translated from the coding sequence ATGGACACCAAAACAAACAACACAGACCAACTCATCGAAGCCGACATCGTGCGCACGCTCGAAAGCATCGGCTTCCCGGCCTCGCCGCAGGTCTGGCGTGAAGCCGCGCCCGCCATTGACCCGGATGGACAGACGTTGCGCCTGCTCGGCCATCCGGTGATGGAGCGCTGGGAAGAACCCTACATGCAAAAACTCGCCGCGCTGGCGACGGCCAAAGCAGTTGGCGGGACGGTGTTGGAACTCGGTTTTGGCATGGGCATCTCGGCGCGCTTCATCCAGCAGCACGCGCCCGCGCACCACGTCATTATCGAGATGAACAAGGCCATTGCCGAAACGGCGCGCGCCTTCGCTCGTCAACAGGCCAACCCGGTGACGATCCTCGAAGGCACTTGGCAAGAGATCGCCCCGCTGCTGGCCGGCGCGTGTTATCAGGGCATCCTCTTCGACACCTATCCGACCTCGGAAGCGGATATTTTCAGGACGTTCACGCCGTTTCTCGCACAGGCGCACCGGCTGCTCGCGCCGGGCGGGGTGTTGACCTATTTCTCTGACGAGGCGACGTGGTTTAGCGCTGAGCATCTGGCCGCGTTGCGCGCCGCCGGGTTCAGCAAAATCAACGGCGAGTTGGTGCCAGTCACGCCGCCGCCCGACTGTTTGTATTGGCGGCAACCGACGATTCTCGCGCCCGTCATTGAGAAGTGA
- a CDS encoding SET domain-containing protein, with translation MLLVKAQAGKSAIHGIGLIAHEFIPAGTRVWAFQPGFDLVFTVEQLTALSATAQAQVRHYAFFDAARRVYVLSSDDDRFTNHADDPNTQEEGGYDSYAIRDIQAGEEITWCYRGWGELDFLPSRVEVQP, from the coding sequence ATGCTATTGGTGAAAGCACAAGCAGGCAAGAGCGCAATTCACGGGATTGGTCTCATCGCGCATGAGTTCATTCCAGCAGGCACGCGCGTGTGGGCCTTTCAACCGGGTTTCGATTTGGTGTTCACCGTTGAGCAATTGACGGCGCTCTCCGCCACGGCGCAAGCGCAAGTGCGGCATTACGCGTTTTTTGACGCAGCGCGGCGCGTTTACGTGCTCTCCAGCGACGACGACCGATTTACGAATCACGCCGACGACCCGAATACGCAGGAAGAAGGCGGCTATGACAGTTACGCCATCCGTGACATTCAGGCGGGCGAAGAGATTACGTGGTGCTATCGCGGTTGGGGCGAACTCGACTTTTTGCCAAGTCGAGTAGAGGTGCAGCCGTGA
- a CDS encoding transporter: MSQSVRSLLVVLGMALFTTVGDYCLKRASQKSLLANPWLLGGWLIYGTTAMGWAWAMRHLKLATIGAVYSISMVLLMALLGLLAFRETLNRTEIAGLLCALISIVLLARFTE; the protein is encoded by the coding sequence GTGAGCCAGTCCGTCCGCTCGCTCCTCGTGGTGCTAGGTATGGCGTTGTTTACCACCGTGGGAGATTACTGTTTGAAACGAGCCAGTCAAAAATCATTGCTCGCCAATCCGTGGCTGCTTGGCGGCTGGTTGATCTATGGAACGACGGCGATGGGCTGGGCCTGGGCAATGCGGCATTTGAAGCTGGCGACGATTGGCGCTGTTTATTCGATTTCGATGGTGTTGCTAATGGCGTTGTTGGGCTTGCTGGCATTCCGGGAAACACTCAATCGCACTGAGATTGCCGGTCTCTTATGCGCCTTGATTTCGATTGTGTTGCTGGCGCGCTTTACAGAATGA